AGCGGGGACACAGCCCGGGAACAGCGGGGACACATCCCgggacacagcggggacacAGCCCGGGACACAGCCCGGGCACAACGGAGACACAGCCCgggacacagcggggacacATCCCGGGACACAGCCCGGGAACAGCGggggcacagcggggacacagcccgggacacagcggggacacAGCCCGGGAACAGCGGGGACACATCCCGGGACACAGCCCGGGCACAGCGGGGACACAGCCCGGGAACAGCGGGGACACAGCCCGGGAACAGCGGGGACACATCCCgggacacagcggggacacAGCCCGAGACACAGCCTGGGCACAACGGAGACACAGCCCGGGACACATCCCGGGCACAAcggggacacagcggggacacatcccgggacacagcggggacacAGCCCGGGACACAGCCCGGGCACAACGGAGACACAGCCCGGGACACATCCCGGGCACAAcggggacacagcggggacacatcccgggacacagcggggacacagcccgggacacagcggggacacagcccgggaacagcggggacacagcccgggcacagcggggacacatcccgggacacagcggggacacAGCCCGGGACACAGCCCGGGACACAGCCCGGGCACAGCGGGGACACAGCCCGGGAACAGCGGGGACACATCCCGGGACACAGCCCGGGCACAACGGGGACACAGCCCGGGACACATCCCgggacacagcggggacacAGCCCGGGACGCAGCGGGGACACATCCCgggacacagcggggacacATCCCGGGACACAGCCCGGGCACAACGGGGACACAGCCCGGGACACATCCCgggacacagcggggacacAGCCCGGGAACAGCGGGGACACATCCCGGGACACAGCCCGGGAACAGCGGGGACACAGCCCGGGCACAGCGGGGACACAGCCCGGGACACAGCCCGGGCACAACGGGGACACAGCCCGGGACACATCCCgggacacagcggggacacagcccgggacacagcggggacacAGCCCGGGAACAGCGGGGACACAGCCCGGGAAACAGCGGGGACACATCCCGGGACACAGCCCgggacacagcggggacacatcccgggacacagcccgggcacagcggggacacagcccgggacacagcccgggcacagcggggacacagcccgggacacagcggggacacatcccgggacacagcggggacacagcccgggaacagcggggacacagcccgggcacagcggggacacatcccgggacacagcggggacacATCCCGGGACACAGCCCGGGCACAACGGGGACACAGCCCGGGACACATCCCgggacacagcggggacacAGCCCGGGAACAGCGGGGACACATCCCGGGACACAGCCCGGGCACAGCGGGGACACATCCCgggacacagcggggacacAGCCCGGGACACATCCCGGGACACAGCCCGGGCACAAcggggacacagcggggacacatcccgggacacagcggggacacAGCCCGGGAACAGCGGGGACACAGCCCGGGACACAGCCCGGGAACAGCGGGGACACAGCCCGGGAACAGCGGGGACACATCCCgggacacagcggggacacAGCCCGGGACACAGCCCGGGACGCAGCCCgggacacagcggggacacagcccgggacacagcggggacacagcccgggacacagcccgggaacagcggggacacagcccgggacacagcccgggcacagcggggacacagcccgggacacagcggggacacagcccgggacacagcccgggaacagcggggacacagcccgggacacagcccgggcacagcggggacacatcccgggacacagcggggacacAGCCCGGGAACAGCGGGGACACATCCCGGGACACAGCCCGGGCACAGCGGGGGTAAATCTCGGCCAGGGCGGGGTCGGGGCAGTGcggggccgcccgcccgccgccggcctGGAGCGGGGGACGCGGAGCCGGGCGGCCGCTCCGCCGTCGTGAGGAAGCCCTGAGGAAGGCCTGAGGAGTCCCGGCTcgcacagggctgggcaggcGTTGGGCCGGTCGGAGCTGACAGCCGTCCGAGCGCGGGCACTGCGGCAGGCACCCGCGGGGCTGGCGGAGCGGGCagagcttcctgctgctgcattcTCCATCGGCTTGAAAAATCTCAAAGGGATCTGTTCTGTGATCCCACAGATGGACCACGGCCAAAGGAGGGTCCTGCCGGCTCCGCCGGGGCTGTGGGACGCGGGCCAGGGAGACTccgaggggctgcagggcagggctggccgGGCACGGCCCCGGGGTGCGCCCACGGACACGGAAATTGGCCCGTGGCACTGTTACCCTTCTCTTTCACGTGTCTGCACACGGGACCCGGATCTGGCCAGCACATGCCATGAATGAGAGGCTTCCCGGGACATGGATCTACCCCACCGGTGCTGTCTCCGGGGGCCTGGCGTGGGGCTGAAGGGCAGTGCCAAacctcccagcacctccctcttctcctgcagctgctcctctgtaACCCCTTGAGCCATCAGGGAAAAAGCCCCACCAAGCCCCAGGTCCCTCCCAACCTCAGCTTTCTCCCTTTGCCAGCCTGTGCCTGCCCTTTTCCCTGTCTCAGTCCACATCCCACCATGTGAGAACTGCCCAGGGCACCCTTAAACCCCACGCCTCAGCACAGACTACCTCTGTGGGAGTGAGGTGGGGACATCTTTGGCCCTTTTGAGTTTTCCTGCCCTTCCAGGGACTCCCGTACAATTCCCAGGTCCCTGCTTGGAGAAGACTGATGATTTCCCATCACAGAAATTGAGAGATGTCAACAATGGGTTGACTAAAGGGATCAGAAAGGGGATGGGAAGCTCAGCTGGCAAAACATGATACAAGAATCTTTCTCGGCACGAGCACTTTGGAGTCACTTCCACGCAGCTTCACGCAGGATCTCCCGGGGCTGTAGGGGCTTGGCCAACGCTGGGCACGACGGAAAGTCCTCCAGGAGAAGCGGGCGGGAGACTGTGTCAAGGAAATAGCCTTTTATCTCGTCTTTGGTTTCCTCCTCCTGAACCTCAAAGGGCGCCGGTATCTGTAGGCCCTCCTCCTCTGAGAGCGCCGGGTgggccggggccggagccggaGGCTCCTGCGCGGGCGGGGCTCCGAGGGCCCTGGAGCCGGCGCGGCCTCCTGCGGCAcggcccggggctggggctggggctggggctgctccgcAGGAGCGGGCGCGGCCGGGGAGCGGCCGGGACCCCGGGGGCGGGCGGGTTCTGGGGCGCTGGGCGGGTCCCCCCCGCCGGGccctgcggggccggggccggggccgggagccaggctggggctggggccgcGGGTCCCGCCCGGCGGGGCCGAGAGGCCGGCGCTGGCCACGGggctctcctcctgctcctgccggGCAGCCGGGGAGCGCCGCGGCGTCCAGGCGTTCCTGCAGCGGTGCATGGTGACGTGGATGAGGCCGTGCACCAGCGGTGCTGTGTATTCCCCGAGGTAGCTCCGCAGCATGTGGGTCAGGGCTTCCCTGTCCGGGCCGCAGATGCACAGGGTGGACAGGGCGATGCTCTCCACCGGCCTGGCCTCCCACCACTGCGGGCCGTAGATGGCGTCCAGGCTCTGCCGCAGCCAGGGCCGCACgggctccaggagctgctcctgtccgtgcagcagctcttcccactCGTCGGCCGGGAAGCCTCCCGCGGCCTCCGGGCCCGCGCACGCCGCCTCAGCCGGGGCCGAGGGCCCGGGGCGGGTGTGGACCAGGCGGAACAGAGCTCTCCGTGCCCAGCCGGCGGGCCCCGGCGGCACTCCGGGCGGGCTGAGGATGCACTGCAGGAAGTCGTTCTGCCCCAGCACGGAGAAGCGGGCGCTGAGCAGGGGGCTGGCGCAGAGCGGGCACGTCGGGCTGGTGGCCGTGTGCCGCAGGAGGCAGCCCAGGCAGAAGCGGTGGCCGCAGGGCACCGCGTCGGTGTCGCTCTGCACGCTGTGGCACACGGGGCAGTTCCACTCCGTCTGCGTGGCCTTGCCCGCGGTCTGCGGCGCTGCAGGGAGAGGCAAGGACAGGATGCTCCCCATTGCTGGCGCTGGAGGTGGTGCTGGGCCGACAGCTGCACTTGGGGATgttgaaggtcttttccagccttgatgATTCCGTAGCGCCTCCAAAGTGTGGCACGTGCTGCAGGATGGAGAGAGGCCTTGGCCACTGGCTGTCCTGGGGCATGGACGGGAGGAAGAAATGCCCAGGCCCCTCGAGGacaccatccctgctccccaagcccccctgcccaccccacagATACCCTGTGAGGAACAGTTCCCCACAGAGctcacctgcagtgctgcaagcGCCGCGGTGCCGGCTGCCCAGACCAGGCAGGGCTAGGGACATGCAGTGACGGCTCCAGGACCGGCAGGGAATTCCCAgtggcagcccccagcccacgACACAGCTGCAGGAGATGCCTGGCTTTATGGTCCGGGCCTCGCAGCCTTGGCAGCAGTCCAGGCTCGAGCCATGCTGGCCCTGCCAGTGCCCAGATACAATCATTGAGGGATGTGACATCACAACACATCCCCCAGTAATGTCACAGTCAGTCACTTGGTTTGTCACCCTCCACCAGCAGGTGACATTGCAGCAGGACTTTGGCTCCCACAGGCATcgggggagaaggaaaatacagcTTCTTGTGTTTAACTTCTGCATTTCCATGGTGCTCTCAGCCACCTGCATCCATGTCTGTGGGTCTTGTCCCTAAGCATGGCCGAGGTCCCCTGTGAGGGAGGGCCTGGTGGGGACCGCCAGCCCCAAGCCCACCCCCAGTAGCAGCTACACACGGAGACAGGGCTGAGTGGTTCCAGCAGGGCCATGGGGCTCCCCAAAGGCACCCAGAGCTGACCACACTCAGAAAGCACATGCACCCTGCCTTCTGGGGATACTCCTAAatcacaaaatcccagaattaactaggttggaaaagacctttgagatcatcaagtccaagctaTGACCAACTgaaccatggcactgagtgccacgttCAGGATTTTTGTAACGAcgtccagggatggtgactccaccacctccctgggcagcgcACTATCACTctttcagggaagaattttGTCCTGATGTCTAACCtaacttcccctggcacagcttaaggctgtgtcctctcgttctgtcagttgttgcctgggagaag
This sequence is a window from Corvus moneduloides isolate bCorMon1 chromosome Z, bCorMon1.pri, whole genome shotgun sequence. Protein-coding genes within it:
- the LOC116438298 gene encoding atherin-like, producing the protein MGSILSLPLPAAPQTAGKATQTEWNCPVCHSVQSDTDAVPCGHRFCLGCLLRHTATSPTCPLCASPLLSARFSVLGQNDFLQCILSPPGVPPGPAGWARRALFRLVHTRPGPSAPAEAACAGPEAAGGFPADEWEELLHGQEQLLEPVRPWLRQSLDAIYGPQWWEARPVESIALSTLCICGPDREALTHMLRSYLGEYTAPLVHGLIHVTMHRCRNAWTPRRSPAARQEQEESPVASAGLSAPPGGTRGPSPSLAPGPGPGPAGPGGGDPPSAPEPARPRGPGRSPAAPAPAEQPQPQPQPRAVPQEAAPAPGPSEPRPRRSLRLRPRPTRRSQRRRAYRYRRPLRFRRRKPKTR